One window of the Cardiocondyla obscurior isolate alpha-2009 linkage group LG05, Cobs3.1, whole genome shotgun sequence genome contains the following:
- the LOC139102982 gene encoding echinoderm microtubule-associated protein-like 2 isoform X2, whose protein sequence is MQIPCGNILPRVVAGQESAITPSRCGKGARESPAPYVDFSPSYPDEGFSIKALHKYEKESPKSTMRVNGHSEQSARQEMDEMLECETGSLLGRVADLERQSLAQRDEIVCLRATLADALRRIAQLEAREKREDDRNERRNERLVSSPLRNGHVPLRSSQNSVPQKDLRLRQTGGLRNSSSSGSSQDVRDATSSSRRPASYVHPSQLPQRRSVHYQSTGSLHSDSPSSSSVSPVPSPSPRATPLPVARSPTARSNGPPQSSLRRAKRWSSTGDFTHCPQNQGSNSQLVGTRLSASTKSLFNLFKPPAMNNVKHGTRDMQYNDEEGTVRMYLRGRPVLLYVPTSMMESYDLHKVSTPPQSKLKLDWVYGYRGRDCRSNLHLLPTGEIVYFVAAVVVLYNMEEHSQRHYLGHTDDVKCIAIHPNKLVVATGQVCGTDRRDAMPHIRIWNSVSLTTLSVIGNGEFDGSICCLSFSKADGGNYLCAIDETSDHNISIWDWQKSERGTKVTETKCSVDTVVCAEWHPLERNQIVSCGKGHVSFWSLDNSGMLYKRMGIFESRDKPRYVTCVAFNQNGDVLTGDSNGNIIVWARGTNTITRLVRNLHEGSIFSICVLKNGNIITGGGKDGKILYFDASLNLTGEQAQIEDHFGGIRTLSEGRGTQLLIGTTRNCILVGENDMGFNPAMLGHAEEVWGLAAHPTLPQFATAGHDRLLQMWDSLSHTVVWSKDIGEQAQSIAFSPDGNIIVVGCVSGKWLAIDSETRELYTHHSDGSEPIQVVQFSPDGSLLALGSRDNYIYIYQVNEDATKYSRVGRCMGHSSFITHLDWSVDGQYLRSNSGDYELLYWNPGVCRQIPQSSMLRNVDWASHTCVISFETIGIWPEGADGTDVNNCARSGDGKLLATGDDFGKVKLFSHPACQPKSLYHSYGGHSSHVTNVSFLQDDSRLVSTGGGDTSVLQWIVN, encoded by the exons ATGAGATGCTGGAGTGTGAGACTGGATCCCTTTTAGGCAGAGTGGCGGACCTCGAAAGGCAATCCTTGGCACAGAGGGACGAGATAGTTTGTCTTCGCGCCACTCTGGCGGACGCGCTAAGGCGAATCGCTCAGCTCGAGGCAAGAGAAAAGCGAGAGGATGACAGGAATGAGAGGAGAAACGAGAGGTTGGTGTCCTCGCCCTTAAGGAACGGCCATGTACCTCTCAGAA GTAGTCAAAACTCGGTGCCACAAAAAGACTTAAGGCTGCGCCAGACCGGCGGCCTAAGAAATTCCTCGTCTTCGGGATCGTCGCAGGACGTTCGCGATGCAACGTCCAGCTCGAGACGGCCTGCCAGTTACGTACATCCCTCCCAGCTTCCTCAAAG GAGATCCGTCCACTATCAGTCAACGGGATCTCTGCATTCCGACAGCCCGAGTAGTAGTAGTGTTTCTCCGGTGCCATCGCCAAGCCCTAGAGCTACGCCACTGCCTGTAGCCAG ATCGCCCACAGCGAGATCAAACGGACCGCCACAAAGTAGCCTGAGAAGAGCGAAGAGATGGTCGTCCACTGGCGATTTTACACATTGCCCGCAAAACCAGGGAAGCAATTCCCAGCTCGTCGGTACCAG ATTGTCTGCGTCCACCAAGTCCCTGTTCAACCTGTTCAAGCCGCCGGCGATGAACAACGTCAAGCACGG CACTAGAGACATGCAGTATAACGACGAGGAAGGCACCGTTCGCATGTATTTGCGCGGCCGGCCGGTTCTACTTTACGTCCCTACGTCCATGATGGAGTCCTACGACCTTCACAAAGTTAGCACACCGCCACAGAGCAAATTGAAGCTCGACTGGGTTTACGGCTACCGCGGTCGCGATTGCCGTAGCAATTTACACCTGCTGCCGACCGGTGAGATCGTATATTTCGTCGCGGCGGTCGTTGTTCTGTACAACATGGAGGAACACAGCCAGAGACATTACTTGGGTCATACagacgacgtcaagtg cataGCGATCCACCCTAACAAATTGGTTGTCGCGACCGGGCAGGTGTGCGGGACAGATCGTCGAGACGCAATg CCGCACATAAGAATATGGAACTCCGTGAGTTTGACGACTCTCAGCGTAATTGGCAACGGTGAATTCGACGGATCGATTTGTTGCCTGTCATTCTCCAAGGCCGATGGTGGAAATTATTTATGCGCAATCGACGAAACATCCGATCACAATATATCGATCTGGGACTGGCAAAAGAGCGAACGCGGGACTAAAGTGACCGAAACGAAG TGCTCCGTCGACACGGTGGTTTGCGCCGAATGGCATCCACTGGAACGTAACCAGATCGTCTCTTGCGGAAAAGGACACGTGTCTTTTTGGTCCTTGGACAACAGCGGTATGCTATATAAACGTATGGGAATTTTCGAGAGCAGAGACAAACCCAGGTACGTCACCTGCGTGGCCTTTAATCAGAACGGCGACGTCCTTACCGGCGACAGCAACGGCAACATCATCGTTTGGGCTCGAG GTACTAACACAATTACAAGGCTAGTGAGAAATCTTCACGAAGGATCAATTTTCTCTATATGTGTTCTAAAAAACGGAAACATTATCACGGGAGGTGGAAAGGACGGTAAAATTTTGTACTTTGACGCGTCTTTAAATTTGACGGGAGAACAAGCTCAA ATTGAAGATCATTTCGGTGGAATTCGAACGCTTTCGGAAGGAAGGGGCActcaattattaattggcACGACAAGGAACTGCATTCTCGTCGGCGAAAATGACATGGGTTTCAATCCTGCAATGTTAGGTCACGCCGAGGAAGTTTGGGGACTTGCAGCTCACCCGACTCTACCTCAATTCGCTACCGCGGGACACGACAGATTATTGCAAATGTGGGACAGCTTAAGTCATACCGTGGTGTGGAGCAAAGATATCGGG gAACAAGCACAAAGTATTGCGTTTTCGCCGGATGGTAATATCATAGTCGTTGGCTGTGTGTCCGGGAAATGGTTGGCAATTGATAGCGAGACGCGAGAATTATACACACATCACAGCGACGGCTCTGAACCTATTCAg GTCGTTCAATTCTCGCCCGATGGTTCTTTGCTCGCACTTGGCTCCAGagataattacatttatatctaTCAAGTGAACGAGGACGCAACCAAATATAGCCGAGTTGGACGGTGTATG GGACATTCCAGTTTTATAACTCATTTGGATTGGTCAGTGGATGGCCAGTACTTACGCAGTAACAGCGGAGACTACGAATTGCTTTACT GGAATCCCGGAGTATGTCGTCAAATACCGCAGTCTTCGATGTTAAGGAATGTTGATTGGGCGAGTCATACCTGCGTGATATCGTTCGAGACAATAGGCATTTGGCCAGAAGGCGCCGATGGGACTGACGTAAATAATTGCGCGCGAAGTGGCGATGGCAAGCTACTAGCTACGGGTGACGATTTTGGAAAAGTCAAATTGTTCTCCCACCCAGCATGTCAGCCGAAG TCACTCTACCATTCTTACGGCGGCCACTCGAGTCACGTAACGAATGTCTCGTTCTTGCAAGATGATTCCCGATTGGTGTCGACCGGCGGCGGCGACACCAGTGTTCTTCAATGGATAGTAAACTAA
- the LOC139102982 gene encoding echinoderm microtubule-associated protein-like 2 isoform X3, with amino-acid sequence MQIPCGNILPRVVAGQESAITPSRCGKGARESPAPYVDFSPSYPDEGFSIKALHKYEKESPKSTMRVNGHSEQSARQEMDEMLECETGSLLGRVADLERQSLAQRDEIVCLRATLADALRRIAQLEAREKREDDRNERRNERLVSSPLRNGHVPLRSSQNSVPQKDLRLRQTGGLRNSSSSGSSQDVRDATSSSRRPASYVHPSQLPQRRSVHYQSTGSLHSDSPSSSSVSPVPSPSPRATPLPVARSPTARSNGPPQSSLRRAKRWSSTGDFTHCPQNQGSNSQLVGTSTRDMQYNDEEGTVRMYLRGRPVLLYVPTSMMESYDLHKVSTPPQSKLKLDWVYGYRGRDCRSNLHLLPTGEIVYFVAAVVVLYNMEEHSQRHYLGHTDDVKCIAIHPNKLVVATGQVCGTDRRDAMPHIRIWNSVSLTTLSVIGNGEFDGSICCLSFSKADGGNYLCAIDETSDHNISIWDWQKSERGTKVTETKCSVDTVVCAEWHPLERNQIVSCGKGHVSFWSLDNSGMLYKRMGIFESRDKPRYVTCVAFNQNGDVLTGDSNGNIIVWARGTNTITRLVRNLHEGSIFSICVLKNGNIITGGGKDGKILYFDASLNLTGEQAQIEDHFGGIRTLSEGRGTQLLIGTTRNCILVGENDMGFNPAMLGHAEEVWGLAAHPTLPQFATAGHDRLLQMWDSLSHTVVWSKDIGEQAQSIAFSPDGNIIVVGCVSGKWLAIDSETRELYTHHSDGSEPIQVVQFSPDGSLLALGSRDNYIYIYQVNEDATKYSRVGRCMPKRIRRHGGHSSFITHLDWSVDGQYLRSNSGDYELLYWNPGVCRQIPQSSMLRNVDWASHTCVISFETIGIWPEGADGTDVNNCARSGDGKLLATGDDFGKVKLFSHPACQPKSLYHSYGGHSSHVTNVSFLQDDSRLVSTGGGDTSVLQWIVN; translated from the exons ATGAGATGCTGGAGTGTGAGACTGGATCCCTTTTAGGCAGAGTGGCGGACCTCGAAAGGCAATCCTTGGCACAGAGGGACGAGATAGTTTGTCTTCGCGCCACTCTGGCGGACGCGCTAAGGCGAATCGCTCAGCTCGAGGCAAGAGAAAAGCGAGAGGATGACAGGAATGAGAGGAGAAACGAGAGGTTGGTGTCCTCGCCCTTAAGGAACGGCCATGTACCTCTCAGAA GTAGTCAAAACTCGGTGCCACAAAAAGACTTAAGGCTGCGCCAGACCGGCGGCCTAAGAAATTCCTCGTCTTCGGGATCGTCGCAGGACGTTCGCGATGCAACGTCCAGCTCGAGACGGCCTGCCAGTTACGTACATCCCTCCCAGCTTCCTCAAAG GAGATCCGTCCACTATCAGTCAACGGGATCTCTGCATTCCGACAGCCCGAGTAGTAGTAGTGTTTCTCCGGTGCCATCGCCAAGCCCTAGAGCTACGCCACTGCCTGTAGCCAG ATCGCCCACAGCGAGATCAAACGGACCGCCACAAAGTAGCCTGAGAAGAGCGAAGAGATGGTCGTCCACTGGCGATTTTACACATTGCCCGCAAAACCAGGGAAGCAATTCCCAGCTCGTCGGTACCAG CACTAGAGACATGCAGTATAACGACGAGGAAGGCACCGTTCGCATGTATTTGCGCGGCCGGCCGGTTCTACTTTACGTCCCTACGTCCATGATGGAGTCCTACGACCTTCACAAAGTTAGCACACCGCCACAGAGCAAATTGAAGCTCGACTGGGTTTACGGCTACCGCGGTCGCGATTGCCGTAGCAATTTACACCTGCTGCCGACCGGTGAGATCGTATATTTCGTCGCGGCGGTCGTTGTTCTGTACAACATGGAGGAACACAGCCAGAGACATTACTTGGGTCATACagacgacgtcaagtg cataGCGATCCACCCTAACAAATTGGTTGTCGCGACCGGGCAGGTGTGCGGGACAGATCGTCGAGACGCAATg CCGCACATAAGAATATGGAACTCCGTGAGTTTGACGACTCTCAGCGTAATTGGCAACGGTGAATTCGACGGATCGATTTGTTGCCTGTCATTCTCCAAGGCCGATGGTGGAAATTATTTATGCGCAATCGACGAAACATCCGATCACAATATATCGATCTGGGACTGGCAAAAGAGCGAACGCGGGACTAAAGTGACCGAAACGAAG TGCTCCGTCGACACGGTGGTTTGCGCCGAATGGCATCCACTGGAACGTAACCAGATCGTCTCTTGCGGAAAAGGACACGTGTCTTTTTGGTCCTTGGACAACAGCGGTATGCTATATAAACGTATGGGAATTTTCGAGAGCAGAGACAAACCCAGGTACGTCACCTGCGTGGCCTTTAATCAGAACGGCGACGTCCTTACCGGCGACAGCAACGGCAACATCATCGTTTGGGCTCGAG GTACTAACACAATTACAAGGCTAGTGAGAAATCTTCACGAAGGATCAATTTTCTCTATATGTGTTCTAAAAAACGGAAACATTATCACGGGAGGTGGAAAGGACGGTAAAATTTTGTACTTTGACGCGTCTTTAAATTTGACGGGAGAACAAGCTCAA ATTGAAGATCATTTCGGTGGAATTCGAACGCTTTCGGAAGGAAGGGGCActcaattattaattggcACGACAAGGAACTGCATTCTCGTCGGCGAAAATGACATGGGTTTCAATCCTGCAATGTTAGGTCACGCCGAGGAAGTTTGGGGACTTGCAGCTCACCCGACTCTACCTCAATTCGCTACCGCGGGACACGACAGATTATTGCAAATGTGGGACAGCTTAAGTCATACCGTGGTGTGGAGCAAAGATATCGGG gAACAAGCACAAAGTATTGCGTTTTCGCCGGATGGTAATATCATAGTCGTTGGCTGTGTGTCCGGGAAATGGTTGGCAATTGATAGCGAGACGCGAGAATTATACACACATCACAGCGACGGCTCTGAACCTATTCAg GTCGTTCAATTCTCGCCCGATGGTTCTTTGCTCGCACTTGGCTCCAGagataattacatttatatctaTCAAGTGAACGAGGACGCAACCAAATATAGCCGAGTTGGACGGTGTATG CCAAAGCGGATTCGAAGGCACGGA GGACATTCCAGTTTTATAACTCATTTGGATTGGTCAGTGGATGGCCAGTACTTACGCAGTAACAGCGGAGACTACGAATTGCTTTACT GGAATCCCGGAGTATGTCGTCAAATACCGCAGTCTTCGATGTTAAGGAATGTTGATTGGGCGAGTCATACCTGCGTGATATCGTTCGAGACAATAGGCATTTGGCCAGAAGGCGCCGATGGGACTGACGTAAATAATTGCGCGCGAAGTGGCGATGGCAAGCTACTAGCTACGGGTGACGATTTTGGAAAAGTCAAATTGTTCTCCCACCCAGCATGTCAGCCGAAG TCACTCTACCATTCTTACGGCGGCCACTCGAGTCACGTAACGAATGTCTCGTTCTTGCAAGATGATTCCCGATTGGTGTCGACCGGCGGCGGCGACACCAGTGTTCTTCAATGGATAGTAAACTAA